One region of Citrus sinensis cultivar Valencia sweet orange chromosome 6, DVS_A1.0, whole genome shotgun sequence genomic DNA includes:
- the LOC107177376 gene encoding uncharacterized mitochondrial protein AtMg00810-like, translating into MAKESDMTDIRLMAYYLGIEVKKQEDGIFISQESYAKEILKKFKMNDCNLISTPMECKVKPSKYDEGEEVDPTFFKSLVRSLCYLTCTRLDILYVVGLVSQYMENPKITHFKAAKRILRYIKGTIDFDLLYAFSNYYKLVGYSDSDWGGDVDD; encoded by the coding sequence ATGGCGAAAGAATCTGATATGACAGACATCAGGTTGATGGCATACTATTTGGGCATTGAAGTCAAGAAACAAGAAGATggcattttcatttctcaagaAAGTTATGCAAAGGAGATACTCAAGAAGTTCAAGATGAATGATTGCAATCTAATAAGCACACCAATGGAGTGCAAAGTCAAGCCATCCAAGTATGACGAAGGAGAAGAAGTAGATCCAACTTTTTTCAAAAGCCTTGTTAGAAGTCTGTGTTATTTGACATGTACGAGACTTGACATCCTTTATGTTGTTGGACTTGTGAGTCAATACATGGAGAATCCAAAGATCACTCATTTTAAGGCTGCAAAAAGAATCCTTCGCTATATCAAAGGTACAATTGATTTCGACTTGTTATACGCATTTTCTAATTACTACAAGCTTGTTGGATATAGTGATAGTGATTGGGGTGGAGATGTAGATGATTGA